The Cronobacter sakazakii genome has a window encoding:
- the macA gene encoding macrolide transporter subunit MacA: MKLKGRIKKRYVVLALVIIIGAVWLWKTLNAPLPRYQTMLVRKGDLQQSVLATGKLDALRKVDVGAQVSGQLKTLSVNIGDKVKKDQLLGVIDPEQAENQIKEVEATLMELRAQRRQAEAEMKLARVTLSRQQQLARTQAISRQDLDTAATELAVKEAQLGTIDAQIKRNQASLSTAKTNLDYTRITAPIAGEVTQITTLQGQTVIAAQQAPNILTLADLSTMLVKAQVSEADVIHLKPGLKAWFTVLGDPLTRYKGRLKDILPTPEKINDAIFYYARFEVPNPQGVLRLDMTAQVHIQLGGVDDVLTIPLAALGEPVGDNRYNVTLLRNGETREREVTIGARNDTQVEVVKGLEEGDEVVIGRASGSEQ; the protein is encoded by the coding sequence ATGAAGCTTAAGGGAAGGATTAAGAAGCGCTACGTGGTGCTGGCTCTGGTTATCATCATCGGCGCGGTATGGCTGTGGAAGACACTGAACGCGCCGCTGCCCCGTTATCAGACCATGCTGGTGCGTAAAGGGGACCTGCAGCAGAGCGTACTTGCGACCGGTAAGCTCGACGCGCTGCGTAAAGTCGATGTCGGCGCGCAGGTGAGTGGCCAGCTGAAAACGCTGTCGGTCAATATCGGCGATAAAGTGAAAAAAGATCAGCTGCTTGGTGTTATCGATCCTGAGCAGGCTGAAAACCAGATCAAAGAAGTGGAAGCGACGCTGATGGAGCTGCGCGCCCAGCGCCGCCAGGCCGAGGCGGAGATGAAACTCGCCCGCGTTACGCTCTCCCGCCAGCAGCAGCTTGCCCGTACGCAGGCCATTTCGCGCCAGGATCTCGATACGGCGGCCACCGAGCTTGCCGTCAAAGAGGCGCAGCTTGGCACGATCGACGCGCAAATTAAGCGTAATCAGGCCTCGCTCAGCACGGCCAAAACCAACCTGGATTACACCCGTATTACCGCGCCGATTGCCGGTGAGGTGACGCAGATAACTACGCTGCAGGGCCAGACGGTCATCGCCGCGCAGCAGGCACCGAATATTCTCACGCTTGCCGATCTCAGCACGATGCTGGTGAAAGCGCAGGTCTCTGAAGCCGACGTGATTCATCTCAAACCGGGGCTGAAAGCCTGGTTTACGGTGCTTGGCGATCCGCTGACCCGCTACAAAGGGCGGCTTAAAGATATTCTTCCCACACCCGAGAAAATCAACGACGCCATTTTTTACTACGCGCGTTTTGAAGTGCCGAACCCGCAGGGCGTGCTGCGCCTCGATATGACCGCGCAGGTGCATATTCAGCTCGGCGGGGTCGACGATGTGCTGACTATTCCGCTGGCGGCGCTCGGCGAGCCGGTCGGCGATAATCGCTATAACGTCACGCTGCTGCGCAACGGCGAAACCCGCGAGCGCGAAGTCACCATCGGCGCGCGTAACGACACGCAGGTAGAAGTGGTTAAGGGCCTTGAAGAGGGTGATGAAGTGGTGATTGGCCGCGCGAGCGGGAGCGAGCAATGA
- a CDS encoding ATP-dependent endonuclease, protein MFLERVEIAGFRGINRLSLTLEHNNVLIGENAWGKSSLLDALTLLLNPGETLYSFTRNDFWFPPGDIHGRERHLHVILIFRETEPGDFQRRRFRGLRPLMTPGGDGFERIFYRLEGELNDDNSVLTLRSFLNAEGEPLALDDIDALARQLIRLNPVLRLRDARFMRRLHDNTIAHTPQVEVTARELEFLTRELVSRPQNLTDEQIRQGLSAMVQLLEHYFSEQGTAGPRYRLMRRHSHDEQRSWRYLDIINRMIDKPGGRAYRVILLGLFATLLQAKGNVRLDKYARPLLLVEDPETRLHPIMLSVAWQLLNLLPLQKLTTTNSGELLSMTPVEHVCRLVRASGKVAAWRLGPGGMNAEDSRRIAFHIRFNRPSALFARCWLLVEGETEVWMMNELARQCGYHFEAEGIKVIEFAQSGLKPLIKFARRMGIEWHVLVDGDDAGRKYSATVKSIVNNDGEQVRQHLTELPAPDMEHFMYREGFDAVFYRVAQVPETVHMNMRRVIVKAIHRSSKPDLAIEVAMEAARRGMDAVPPLLRKMFSRVLWLARGRAD, encoded by the coding sequence ATGTTTCTTGAACGCGTGGAAATCGCCGGGTTTCGTGGAATTAACCGCTTATCGTTAACGCTTGAACATAATAATGTGCTGATTGGCGAAAACGCGTGGGGGAAATCAAGCCTGCTGGATGCGCTGACGCTGCTGCTGAATCCGGGTGAAACGCTCTACTCCTTTACGCGCAACGACTTCTGGTTTCCACCGGGAGATATTCACGGACGCGAACGACATCTGCATGTCATTCTTATTTTTCGCGAAACCGAGCCGGGGGATTTTCAGCGCCGCCGTTTTCGCGGTTTACGCCCATTAATGACGCCGGGCGGCGATGGCTTTGAGCGGATTTTCTACCGGCTGGAAGGCGAGCTTAACGACGATAACAGCGTGCTCACGCTACGTAGCTTTCTTAACGCCGAGGGTGAACCGCTCGCGCTGGACGATATCGATGCGCTGGCGCGGCAGCTTATCCGTCTGAATCCGGTACTGCGGTTGCGTGACGCCCGTTTTATGCGTCGTCTGCACGACAACACCATTGCCCATACGCCCCAGGTGGAAGTGACGGCGCGCGAGCTGGAATTTCTCACACGCGAGCTGGTCTCCCGCCCGCAAAACCTCACGGATGAACAGATTCGTCAGGGGCTGTCGGCGATGGTGCAACTGCTGGAGCACTACTTTTCCGAGCAGGGCACCGCAGGCCCGCGCTACCGCCTGATGCGTCGTCATTCGCACGACGAACAGCGCAGCTGGCGTTATCTCGATATCATCAACCGCATGATTGATAAGCCCGGCGGGCGGGCTTACCGGGTTATCCTGCTGGGGCTGTTCGCCACGTTGTTGCAGGCCAAAGGCAACGTTCGGCTCGATAAATACGCCCGGCCGCTGCTGCTGGTGGAAGATCCTGAAACACGGCTACACCCCATTATGCTCTCCGTAGCCTGGCAGTTGCTGAACCTGCTGCCGCTGCAAAAGCTCACCACCACCAACTCCGGCGAGCTGCTGTCGATGACCCCGGTTGAGCATGTCTGCCGGCTGGTGCGTGCGTCGGGCAAGGTGGCGGCGTGGCGGCTGGGGCCTGGCGGCATGAATGCCGAAGATAGCCGCCGCATCGCGTTTCATATCCGCTTTAACCGGCCATCAGCGTTGTTCGCGCGCTGCTGGCTGCTGGTGGAAGGGGAAACGGAAGTCTGGATGATGAACGAGCTGGCGCGCCAGTGCGGTTACCACTTCGAGGCCGAAGGCATCAAAGTTATTGAGTTCGCCCAGTCGGGCTTAAAACCACTTATCAAATTTGCCCGACGTATGGGCATTGAGTGGCATGTACTGGTGGATGGCGACGATGCCGGGCGCAAATATTCTGCGACGGTAAAAAGTATCGTGAATAACGACGGTGAACAGGTGCGTCAGCATCTGACCGAGCTTCCCGCGCCGGATATGGAACATTTTATGTATCGCGAAGGCTTTGACGCCGTGTTTTACCGCGTCGCGCAGGTGCCGGAAACGGTGCATATGAATATGCGGCGGGTGATTGTTAAAGCCATTCACCGCTCGTCGAAACCCGATCTGGCGATTGAAGTGGCGATGGAAGCCGCCCGTCGCGGGATGGATGCGGTGCCACCGCTGCTGCGCAAAATGTTCTCGCGCGTGCTGTGGCTCGCCCGCGGTCGCGCGGATTAG
- a CDS encoding lysine exporter LysO family protein: MLSGLLIILVPLILGYLIPLRKAGALRLINQLLSWLVYIILFFMGISLAFLDNLSANLLAILHYSAVSITVIMLCNIAALLWLERAIPWRHQHRQEKLPSRLAMALESLKLCGVVVLGFLLGLTGLAFLKHATEASEYTLIFLLFLIGIQLRNNGMTLKQIVLNRRGMMVAIVVLGSSLIAGAVNALLLDLPLRTGFAMASGFGWYSLSGILMTESFGPVIGSAAFFNDLGRELIAIMLIPALVRRSRSAALGICGATSMDFTLPVLQRSGGLELVPAAIVHGFILSLLVPLLMAFFAA, translated from the coding sequence ATGTTGTCAGGACTGTTAATTATCTTAGTGCCGCTGATTCTCGGCTACCTTATTCCCCTGCGTAAAGCAGGCGCGCTGCGGCTTATCAATCAGCTGTTAAGCTGGCTGGTGTACATTATTCTTTTCTTTATGGGCATCAGCCTGGCCTTTCTCGATAATCTGTCGGCGAATCTGCTGGCGATCCTGCATTATTCTGCCGTCAGCATTACCGTCATCATGCTGTGTAATATCGCAGCCCTCCTGTGGCTTGAACGGGCCATTCCGTGGCGTCATCAGCACCGCCAGGAAAAGCTGCCGTCGCGCCTCGCGATGGCGCTGGAATCTCTGAAACTGTGCGGCGTGGTTGTGCTTGGTTTCCTGCTGGGGCTGACCGGCCTTGCGTTTCTTAAACACGCCACTGAAGCCAGCGAATACACCTTAATTTTTCTGCTGTTCCTGATTGGTATTCAGCTTCGCAACAACGGCATGACGCTAAAACAGATTGTGCTGAACCGCCGCGGCATGATGGTCGCCATTGTGGTGCTGGGTAGCTCGCTTATTGCAGGTGCCGTGAATGCGCTGCTGCTCGATTTACCGCTTCGCACGGGATTTGCAATGGCGTCCGGTTTTGGCTGGTATTCGCTCTCCGGCATTCTGATGACGGAATCCTTCGGCCCGGTGATTGGCAGCGCCGCGTTTTTTAACGATCTGGGCCGTGAGCTCATCGCGATTATGCTGATCCCGGCGCTGGTGCGCCGCAGCCGCTCTGCCGCGCTTGGCATCTGCGGGGCGACGTCGATGGATTTCACGCTGCCGGTGCTGCAACGCAGCGGTGGCCTGGAGCTGGTGCCTGCCGCCATCGTCCACGGGTTTATTCTGAGCCTGTTAGTGCCGTTGCTGATGGCGTTTTTCGCTGCCTGA
- the macB gene encoding macrolide ABC transporter ATP-binding protein/permease MacB codes for MTALLELRAIRRSYPSGETDVEVLKGVTLTINAGEMVAIVGASGSGKSTLMNILGCLDKPSSGSYKVAGVDVATLNDDALARLRREHFGFIFQRYHLLSHLTAAQNVEVPAIYAGTGRAARQARARELLARLGLEARVGYQPSQLSGGQQQRVSIARALMNGGQVILADEPTGALDSHSGEEVIATLKQLRDRGHTVIIVTHDPDVAAQAERIIEIRDGEIISNPPPVGKRDAARLPAQPQDAPALGQFINSFREALTMAWLAMAANKMRTLLTMLGIIIGIASVVSIVVVGDAAKQMVLEDIRSIGTNTIDVYPGKDFGDDDPQYQQALQYDDLQAIQRQLWVSSATPTVSQNLRLRYGNVDVAASANGVSGQYFNVYGMTFSEGNTFNDEQLRGRAQVVVIDSNARRQLFPNKANVVGEVVLVGNMPATVIGVAEEKQSMFGSSKILRVWMPYSTMSGRIMGQSWLNSITVRVKEGYDSSEAEQQLTRLLTLRHGKKDFFTWNMDGVLKTAEKTTRTLQLFLTLVAVISLVVGGIGVMNIMLVSVTERTREIGIRMAVGARKSDVLQQFLIEAVLVCLVGGALGIGLSLLIAFALQLILPGWEIGFSPVALLTAFLCSSATGVLFGWLPARNAARLNPVDALARE; via the coding sequence ATGACGGCGCTGCTTGAGCTGCGTGCTATTCGCCGCAGCTATCCGTCGGGTGAAACGGATGTCGAGGTGCTAAAAGGCGTCACGCTAACCATTAACGCCGGTGAAATGGTGGCGATTGTTGGCGCGTCCGGCTCCGGTAAATCGACGCTGATGAATATTCTCGGCTGTCTCGATAAGCCCAGCAGCGGTAGCTATAAGGTCGCGGGCGTGGATGTGGCAACGCTTAATGACGACGCGCTTGCCCGCCTGCGGCGCGAGCATTTCGGTTTTATTTTTCAGCGCTACCATCTGCTTTCACACCTGACCGCCGCGCAGAATGTCGAAGTCCCCGCCATTTATGCCGGCACCGGGCGCGCCGCGCGTCAGGCGCGGGCGCGAGAATTACTGGCGCGGCTTGGCCTTGAGGCGCGTGTCGGGTATCAGCCCTCGCAACTTTCCGGCGGGCAGCAGCAGCGCGTGAGTATCGCCCGCGCGCTGATGAACGGCGGGCAGGTGATCCTGGCCGACGAACCGACCGGCGCGCTCGACAGCCACTCCGGCGAAGAGGTAATAGCCACCCTGAAACAGCTACGCGACCGCGGGCATACGGTGATTATCGTGACCCACGATCCTGACGTCGCCGCACAGGCTGAGCGCATTATTGAAATTCGCGACGGGGAGATAATCAGCAACCCGCCGCCGGTCGGGAAACGCGACGCAGCCCGGCTGCCTGCGCAACCGCAGGACGCGCCAGCGCTCGGGCAGTTTATTAACAGCTTCCGTGAGGCGCTGACGATGGCCTGGCTTGCGATGGCTGCCAACAAGATGCGCACGCTGCTGACGATGCTCGGGATTATCATCGGTATTGCGTCGGTGGTTTCTATTGTGGTGGTGGGGGACGCCGCTAAACAGATGGTGCTGGAGGATATCCGTTCCATCGGGACGAACACGATTGATGTTTACCCTGGTAAGGATTTTGGCGATGACGATCCGCAATACCAGCAGGCGTTGCAGTATGACGACCTGCAGGCGATACAGCGTCAGCTGTGGGTGAGTTCCGCCACGCCGACGGTGTCGCAAAACCTGCGCCTGCGCTATGGCAATGTGGATGTCGCCGCCAGCGCTAACGGCGTGAGCGGGCAATATTTCAACGTCTACGGCATGACCTTCAGCGAGGGCAACACCTTTAACGACGAACAACTGCGCGGCCGCGCGCAGGTGGTGGTTATCGACAGTAACGCGCGCCGCCAGCTTTTCCCGAATAAGGCAAACGTAGTAGGCGAAGTGGTGCTGGTCGGCAATATGCCCGCGACCGTCATTGGCGTGGCGGAAGAGAAACAGTCGATGTTTGGCAGCAGCAAAATTTTGCGGGTATGGATGCCTTACAGCACGATGTCCGGGCGGATTATGGGCCAGTCGTGGCTGAACTCTATTACCGTGCGGGTGAAAGAGGGCTACGACAGCAGTGAGGCGGAGCAGCAGCTCACGCGCCTGCTAACGCTGCGTCACGGTAAAAAAGACTTTTTCACCTGGAATATGGACGGCGTATTGAAAACCGCCGAAAAGACCACACGTACTCTTCAACTGTTTCTGACGCTGGTGGCGGTGATTTCGCTGGTCGTGGGCGGCATCGGGGTGATGAATATCATGCTGGTGTCAGTGACCGAGCGCACCCGGGAAATCGGCATTCGTATGGCGGTCGGCGCGCGCAAAAGCGATGTGCTACAGCAGTTTTTGATTGAGGCTGTGCTGGTCTGTCTGGTGGGCGGCGCGCTTGGGATTGGTCTCTCACTGCTGATCGCGTTTGCGCTACAGCTCATTTTACCAGGCTGGGAGATTGGTTTTTCGCCCGTGGCGCTGCTGACCGCATTTTTGTGCTCCAGCGCGACGGGGGTGTTGTTTGGCTGGCTGCCCGCCCGCAACGCCGCCAGACTCAATCCTGTGGATGCGCTTGCCCGTGAATAA
- a CDS encoding VirK/YbjX family protein: MSALAEISIQPPAHSAWQLFRLLATGQKTPGLAWENPAYRRKFMLRSLATPFATRRWLSVLARQPMLDALLHAQPGLPCRLHRPWLSVNVSRKAALAALEYHYQHIERLLPDTLMQGHLTRQGSTLATLSGKNDAQYRLDLAAIADLDKEGETTVIFRDANGVVLAEMTFTLCEVDGQSALFIGGLQGAKAWVEHDQIQLATKACHGLFPKRLLLEAVCLLAQHFGVSQILAVSNETHIYRSWRYAKKKKDKLHADYDSFWESLGGEKDARGLYHMPLQITRKSLEEIASKKRAEYRRRYELLESMTAQIAARFNER, from the coding sequence ATGTCCGCACTTGCCGAAATTTCCATACAGCCGCCAGCCCATAGCGCCTGGCAACTCTTTCGCCTGCTTGCGACAGGCCAGAAAACGCCGGGGCTCGCATGGGAGAACCCCGCCTATCGGCGGAAATTCATGCTGCGCTCGCTGGCAACGCCCTTCGCCACCCGACGCTGGCTTTCAGTGCTCGCCCGTCAGCCGATGCTTGACGCCTTGCTGCATGCCCAGCCGGGCCTGCCGTGCCGTCTGCACAGGCCCTGGCTGTCGGTCAATGTGTCGCGAAAAGCGGCGCTGGCCGCGCTGGAATATCATTACCAGCATATCGAGCGTCTTTTGCCCGACACGCTGATGCAAGGGCACCTGACGCGACAGGGCAGCACGCTTGCCACGCTTAGCGGAAAAAACGACGCGCAGTATCGTCTCGACCTTGCCGCCATCGCCGACCTCGACAAAGAAGGCGAAACGACGGTGATTTTCCGTGACGCTAACGGCGTCGTACTTGCCGAAATGACCTTTACGCTTTGCGAAGTCGACGGCCAATCTGCACTGTTTATTGGCGGCTTACAGGGTGCCAAAGCCTGGGTTGAACACGATCAGATCCAGCTGGCGACCAAAGCCTGCCACGGCCTGTTTCCTAAACGCCTGCTGCTTGAGGCGGTCTGCCTGCTGGCGCAGCACTTTGGTGTAAGCCAGATACTCGCGGTCAGTAACGAGACACATATCTACCGTAGCTGGCGCTATGCGAAGAAGAAAAAGGATAAACTGCACGCCGATTATGACAGCTTCTGGGAATCGCTCGGCGGTGAAAAGGACGCCCGGGGGCTTTACCACATGCCGTTGCAGATAACCCGTAAATCGCTTGAGGAGATAGCCAGCAAAAAACGCGCGGAATATCGTCGTCGTTATGAGTTGCTGGAGAGTATGACGGCGCAAATCGCCGCGCGGTTTAACGAGCGGTAA
- the cspD gene encoding cold shock-like protein CspD, with protein METGTVKWFNNAKGFGFICPEGGGEDIFAHYSTIQMDGYRTLKAGQVVRFDVHQGPKGNHASVIVPLEAEAASAVA; from the coding sequence ATGGAGACGGGTACTGTTAAATGGTTCAATAACGCCAAAGGGTTTGGGTTCATCTGCCCTGAAGGCGGCGGCGAAGATATCTTTGCGCACTACTCTACAATCCAGATGGACGGCTACAGAACGCTGAAAGCCGGACAAGTCGTGAGGTTCGATGTGCATCAGGGTCCCAAAGGCAACCATGCCAGCGTCATTGTCCCTCTTGAAGCAGAAGCCGCATCCGCAGTTGCGTAA